A genomic window from Sceloporus undulatus isolate JIND9_A2432 ecotype Alabama chromosome 9, SceUnd_v1.1, whole genome shotgun sequence includes:
- the LOC121915646 gene encoding zinc finger and BTB domain-containing protein 26-like isoform X1: MAARARGVAEPGVKQPPQRHPAARVGKRRPRRRQAKRPLSWGSKMAPTHERLQFRFPGYGDGVLRRMDQLRQQRRFCDVTVQVNELRVPGHRVVFAACSPFLRDQFLLNDSPEVSVSLFQSPEIGQQLLLSCYTGMLEVPVKELVNYLTAASFLQMGHVVERCAQAVSRYLTPKADSLLQVEQGEGSDQQRGAEEEGEGKEEEEEEEEEEEKQPSSPMGEADSEESKTEGPEFTSRGFRSPSSPAISLSLINSAVEITRSYLQGCYDDEASSKRLPFPSAAPTPISQWKNYAPHRHRHSAATMYRDWKAGGGSGSGAWKVPGLERPYRCPRCSRLFQQLGPFVSHVQEHKLFLCLRCGKVFSQKSNLTRHIRVHTGFKPFQCPICRKCFTQNATLQDHLNLHSGIKPHRCNYCEMHFTHKPGLRRHLKEMHGKSTVQNSHEEIEEVTVGFD; the protein is encoded by the exons ATGGCAGCGAGGGCGAGAGGCGTAGCGGAGCCGGGGGTGAAGCAGCCGCCTCAGAGGCACCCCGCCGCCCGGGTTGGGAAGCGGAGACCCCGGAGGAGGCAGGCGAAGCGGCCATTGAGTTGGGG GTCAAAGATGGCCCCCACACATGAGCGACTGCAGTTCCGTTTCCCTGGCTACGGCGATGGCGTGCTGCGCCGCATGGACCAGCTCCGGCAGCAGCGACGTTTCTGCGACGTGACGGTGCAGGTGAACGAGCTGCGGGTTCCTGGGCATCGTGTGGTCTTCGCCGCCTGCTCACCTTTCCTACGGGACCAGTTCTTGCTCAACGACTCACCAGAGGTGTCAGTCTCGCTCTTCCAGAGCCCCGAGATCGGGCAGCAGCTGCTCCTCTCCTGCTACACAGGGATGCTGGAGGTGCCGGTCAAGGAGCTGGTCAACTACCTGACAGCAGCATCCTTCTTACAGATGGGCCACGTGGTGGAGCGTTGTGCCCAGGCTGTCTCCCGCTACCTGACCCCCAAAGCGGACTCCCTGCTGCAGGTGGAGCAAGGGGAGGGGAGCGATCAGCAGCGGGGtgcagaagaggaaggggagggcaaagaggaggaggaggaggaagaagaagaagaagagaagcagcCTTCTTCACCCATGGGAGAGgcagactcagaggaaagcaagacaGAGGGGCCCGAATTCACCTCTCGTGGATTCCGCAGCCCCTCATCCCCAGCCATCTCACTCTCCCTCATCAACTCGGCGGTGGAGATCACCCGCAGCTACTTGCAGGGTTGCTATGATGATGAAGCCAGCAGCAAAAGGCTTCCTTTTCCCTCGGCGGCTCCCACACCCATCTCCCAGTGGAAGAACTATGCACCGCACCGCCACCGCCACAGTGCAGCCACAATGTACCGGGACTGGAAGGCAGGTGGCGGCAGTGGGTCGGGGGCCTGGAAAGTGCCAGGGCTGGAGCGCCCATACCGATGCCCACGCTGCAGCCGCCTGTTCCAGCAGCTGGGTCCTTTCGTGAGCCATGTTCAAGAGCACAAGCTGTTCCTGTGCCTCCGCTGCGGCAAGGTCTTCTCGCAGAAGAGCAATCTGACACGGCACATCCGGGTCCACACGGGCTTTAAGCCCTTCCAGTGCCCCATCTGCCGGAAGTGCTTCACCCAGAATGCCACCCTGCAGGACCACCTCAACCTCCACAGCGGCATCAAGCCCCACCGGTGCAACTACTGTGAGATGCATTTCACTCACAAGCCGGGCCTCCGGAGGCACCTGAAGGAGATGCATGGCAAGAGCACCGTCCAGAACAGCCACGAGGAGATCGAGGAGGTCACCGTCGGCTTTGACTGA
- the LOC121915687 gene encoding cornifelin-like has translation MAFQPCPVVTQPMAASRCYPSSFRGWKSGLLDCNADKTICACGACVPCILACKVAVDYGECCCVPFLPGALIAMRTGLREQLRIQGCVCCDWVAFCCCCPCALCQMARELKSPC, from the exons ATGGCTTTCCAGCCTTGCCCTGTGGTCACTCAGCCCATGGCTGCCAGCAGGTGCTACCCGTCTTCCTTCCGGGGCTGGAAATCTGGACTCCTGGACTGCAACGCTGACAAGACCATCT gTGCCTGCGGAGCCTGTGTCCCCTGCATCCTGGCTTGCAAAGTGGCTGTGGACTACGGCGAATGCTGCTGTGTCCCATTCCTTCCTGGGGCACTCATTGCCATGCGGACAGGCCTGCGAGAACAGCTCCGCATCCAG GGCTGCGTGTGTTGCGACTGGGTGGCCTTCTGCTGTTGCTGCCCTTGTGCCCTTTGCCAAATGGCGCGGGAGCTGAAGAGCCCCTGCTAG
- the LOC121915646 gene encoding zinc finger and BTB domain-containing protein 26-like isoform X2, with the protein MAPTHERLQFRFPGYGDGVLRRMDQLRQQRRFCDVTVQVNELRVPGHRVVFAACSPFLRDQFLLNDSPEVSVSLFQSPEIGQQLLLSCYTGMLEVPVKELVNYLTAASFLQMGHVVERCAQAVSRYLTPKADSLLQVEQGEGSDQQRGAEEEGEGKEEEEEEEEEEEKQPSSPMGEADSEESKTEGPEFTSRGFRSPSSPAISLSLINSAVEITRSYLQGCYDDEASSKRLPFPSAAPTPISQWKNYAPHRHRHSAATMYRDWKAGGGSGSGAWKVPGLERPYRCPRCSRLFQQLGPFVSHVQEHKLFLCLRCGKVFSQKSNLTRHIRVHTGFKPFQCPICRKCFTQNATLQDHLNLHSGIKPHRCNYCEMHFTHKPGLRRHLKEMHGKSTVQNSHEEIEEVTVGFD; encoded by the coding sequence ATGGCCCCCACACATGAGCGACTGCAGTTCCGTTTCCCTGGCTACGGCGATGGCGTGCTGCGCCGCATGGACCAGCTCCGGCAGCAGCGACGTTTCTGCGACGTGACGGTGCAGGTGAACGAGCTGCGGGTTCCTGGGCATCGTGTGGTCTTCGCCGCCTGCTCACCTTTCCTACGGGACCAGTTCTTGCTCAACGACTCACCAGAGGTGTCAGTCTCGCTCTTCCAGAGCCCCGAGATCGGGCAGCAGCTGCTCCTCTCCTGCTACACAGGGATGCTGGAGGTGCCGGTCAAGGAGCTGGTCAACTACCTGACAGCAGCATCCTTCTTACAGATGGGCCACGTGGTGGAGCGTTGTGCCCAGGCTGTCTCCCGCTACCTGACCCCCAAAGCGGACTCCCTGCTGCAGGTGGAGCAAGGGGAGGGGAGCGATCAGCAGCGGGGtgcagaagaggaaggggagggcaaagaggaggaggaggaggaagaagaagaagaagagaagcagcCTTCTTCACCCATGGGAGAGgcagactcagaggaaagcaagacaGAGGGGCCCGAATTCACCTCTCGTGGATTCCGCAGCCCCTCATCCCCAGCCATCTCACTCTCCCTCATCAACTCGGCGGTGGAGATCACCCGCAGCTACTTGCAGGGTTGCTATGATGATGAAGCCAGCAGCAAAAGGCTTCCTTTTCCCTCGGCGGCTCCCACACCCATCTCCCAGTGGAAGAACTATGCACCGCACCGCCACCGCCACAGTGCAGCCACAATGTACCGGGACTGGAAGGCAGGTGGCGGCAGTGGGTCGGGGGCCTGGAAAGTGCCAGGGCTGGAGCGCCCATACCGATGCCCACGCTGCAGCCGCCTGTTCCAGCAGCTGGGTCCTTTCGTGAGCCATGTTCAAGAGCACAAGCTGTTCCTGTGCCTCCGCTGCGGCAAGGTCTTCTCGCAGAAGAGCAATCTGACACGGCACATCCGGGTCCACACGGGCTTTAAGCCCTTCCAGTGCCCCATCTGCCGGAAGTGCTTCACCCAGAATGCCACCCTGCAGGACCACCTCAACCTCCACAGCGGCATCAAGCCCCACCGGTGCAACTACTGTGAGATGCATTTCACTCACAAGCCGGGCCTCCGGAGGCACCTGAAGGAGATGCATGGCAAGAGCACCGTCCAGAACAGCCACGAGGAGATCGAGGAGGTCACCGTCGGCTTTGACTGA